A window of the Halopseudomonas phragmitis genome harbors these coding sequences:
- a CDS encoding 2-hydroxymuconic semialdehyde dehydrogenase, with translation MKEIKHYINGEYVGSANGRLFDNVNPANGKVISRVHEAGREEVDAAVKAARAALNGPWGRMTVEQRTAILHKVADGINARFDEFLEAECQDTGKPKSLASHIDIPRGAANFKVFADLIKNVAAEAFEMATPDGTGALNYAVRRPKGVIGVISPWNLPLLLMTWKVGPALACGNTVVVKPSEETPTTTALLGEVMKQAGVPDGVYNVVHGFGGNSAGAFLTEHPDVDAYTFTGETGTGETIMKAAANGVRQVSLELGGKNAGIVFADCDMDKAIEGTLRSAFANCGQVCLGTERVYVQRPIFDEFVARLKAGAEELVIGPPDDERSNFGPLISLKHREKVLSYYQKAVDDGASVITGGGVPDMPAELAHGAWVQPTIWTGLKDDSAVVTEEIFGPCCHIRPFDTEAEAIELANSLPYGLASALWTENVTRAHRVAGQLEAGIVWVNSWFLRDLRTAFGGSKQSGIGREGGVHSLEFYTELKNICVKL, from the coding sequence ATGAAAGAGATCAAGCATTACATCAACGGTGAATACGTCGGCTCGGCCAATGGCCGGCTGTTCGACAACGTCAACCCGGCCAACGGCAAGGTCATCAGCCGGGTGCACGAGGCCGGCCGCGAAGAAGTCGACGCTGCCGTCAAGGCTGCGCGTGCAGCGCTCAACGGCCCGTGGGGGCGGATGACGGTGGAGCAGCGCACGGCGATCCTGCACAAGGTTGCCGACGGCATCAACGCCCGCTTCGACGAGTTCCTCGAGGCCGAATGCCAGGACACCGGCAAGCCCAAATCGCTGGCCAGCCACATCGACATTCCGCGTGGTGCGGCCAACTTCAAGGTGTTTGCCGACCTGATCAAGAACGTCGCCGCCGAGGCCTTCGAAATGGCTACCCCCGATGGCACCGGCGCCCTCAACTATGCGGTACGCCGGCCCAAGGGCGTGATCGGGGTGATCAGCCCGTGGAACCTGCCGTTGCTGCTGATGACCTGGAAGGTCGGCCCGGCGCTGGCCTGCGGCAACACCGTGGTGGTCAAACCGTCGGAGGAAACCCCGACCACCACCGCGCTGCTGGGCGAGGTGATGAAGCAGGCCGGCGTGCCTGATGGAGTCTACAACGTGGTGCATGGCTTCGGCGGCAACTCGGCCGGCGCTTTCCTGACTGAACACCCGGATGTTGATGCCTATACCTTCACCGGCGAGACCGGCACTGGCGAAACCATCATGAAGGCCGCCGCCAACGGCGTGCGTCAGGTATCGCTGGAGCTGGGTGGCAAGAACGCCGGCATCGTGTTCGCTGACTGCGACATGGACAAGGCCATCGAGGGCACCCTGCGTTCGGCGTTCGCCAACTGCGGTCAGGTGTGCCTGGGCACCGAGCGGGTGTATGTGCAGAGACCGATCTTCGACGAGTTCGTCGCCCGCCTCAAGGCCGGCGCTGAAGAGCTGGTGATCGGCCCGCCGGACGATGAACGTAGCAACTTCGGCCCGCTGATCAGTCTCAAGCACCGCGAGAAAGTACTGTCCTACTACCAGAAGGCGGTCGACGATGGCGCTAGCGTGATCACTGGCGGCGGCGTGCCGGACATGCCGGCCGAACTGGCGCATGGCGCCTGGGTGCAGCCGACCATCTGGACCGGACTGAAGGACGACTCAGCGGTGGTCACCGAAGAGATCTTCGGCCCCTGCTGCCATATCCGCCCGTTCGATACCGAAGCCGAAGCCATCGAGCTGGCCAACAGCCTGCCCTATGGCCTGGCCTCGGCGCTCTGGACCGAGAACGTGACCCGCGCCCACCGGGTGGCCGGGCAGCTCGAAGCCGGCATCGTCTGGGTCAACAGCTGGTTCCTGCGTGACCTGCGCACCGCTTTTGGTGGCAGCAAGCAGTCGGGTATCGGCCGTGAGGGGGGTGTGCACTCGCTGGAGTTCTACACCGAACTGAAAAACATCTGCGTGAAGCTGTGA
- a CDS encoding catechol 2,3-dioxygenase, whose amino-acid sequence MKKGVMRPGHVQLRVLDIDAAVRHYADLMGLIEMDRDDQGRVYLKAWTEVDKFSVVLRPDDEPGMDFMGFKVIDDATLTQLGKDLQAWGCAVEEIPAEELKGCGRRLRFQAPSGHFFELYAEKEYTGKWGVSNVNPEAWPRDLTGMKAVRFDHCLLYGDELAATYDLFVNVLGFYLAEQVLDDNGDRIAQFLTVSMKEHDVAFIMHPEKGKFHHASFYLDTWEQVLRAADLISMTDTSIDIGPTRHGLTHGQTIYFFDPSGNRNEVFCGGDYHYPDHKPVTWMAKDLGKAIFYHDRQLNERFLSVLT is encoded by the coding sequence ATGAAAAAAGGTGTGATGCGTCCCGGCCACGTACAGCTCCGGGTGTTGGATATCGATGCAGCGGTCCGCCATTACGCGGACCTGATGGGGCTGATCGAGATGGACCGCGACGACCAGGGCAGGGTCTACCTCAAGGCCTGGACCGAAGTCGACAAATTCTCCGTGGTACTCAGGCCCGATGACGAGCCGGGCATGGATTTCATGGGCTTCAAGGTGATCGACGATGCCACCCTGACGCAGCTCGGCAAGGACCTGCAAGCCTGGGGCTGTGCAGTGGAAGAAATCCCCGCCGAAGAACTCAAGGGCTGCGGCCGTCGTCTGCGCTTCCAGGCCCCCAGCGGTCATTTCTTCGAGCTCTACGCGGAGAAGGAATATACCGGCAAGTGGGGCGTCTCCAACGTCAACCCGGAAGCCTGGCCGCGTGACCTGACCGGTATGAAAGCAGTGCGTTTTGATCACTGCCTGCTGTATGGCGATGAACTGGCAGCCACCTATGACCTGTTTGTCAACGTGCTGGGTTTCTATCTGGCCGAGCAGGTGCTGGACGACAACGGTGACCGTATTGCCCAGTTCCTCACCGTATCCATGAAAGAACACGATGTGGCTTTCATCATGCACCCGGAAAAGGGCAAGTTCCACCACGCCTCTTTCTACCTGGACACCTGGGAGCAGGTCCTGCGCGCCGCCGACCTGATCTCGATGACCGATACCTCGATCGATATCGGCCCGACCCGCCACGGCCTGACCCACGGACAGACCATCTATTTCTTTGATCCCTCCGGCAACCGCAACGAAGTGTTCTGTGGCGGCGACTACCACTACCCCGACCACAAGCCGGTGACCTGGATGGCCAAGGATCTGGGCAAGGCGATTTTCTACCACGACCGTCAGCTCAACGAGCGTTTCCTCAGCGTGCTGACCTGA
- a CDS encoding alpha/beta fold hydrolase yields MTVPVNSPEVGRSITAAGFQTNLHDSGTGFPLMLIHGSGPGVTAWANWRLIMPTLAESRRVIAPDMLGFGYSERPEQPDYRRDVWVEHAIGVLDTLGIEQADLVGNSFGGGIALALAIKYPERVRRLVLMGSAGVSFPITPGLDEVWGYEPSFETMRRLMDTFAYDRSLVTDELAELRYQASIRPGFQESFAQMFPAPRQRWVDGLASAEADIRNLPHETLVIHGREDQVIPLQASLQLAELIPNAQLHVFGHCGHWTQIEHAGRFARLVEDFLSEADSASGAQ; encoded by the coding sequence ATGACTGTACCTGTCAACAGCCCGGAAGTTGGTCGCAGCATCACTGCTGCCGGTTTCCAGACCAACCTGCACGACAGCGGCACAGGTTTTCCGCTGATGCTGATTCACGGCTCGGGGCCCGGCGTGACTGCCTGGGCCAACTGGCGCCTGATCATGCCGACACTGGCAGAGTCGCGCCGTGTCATTGCCCCGGACATGCTCGGCTTCGGCTACAGCGAACGCCCGGAGCAGCCTGACTACCGCCGCGATGTCTGGGTCGAGCACGCCATCGGTGTACTCGATACCCTGGGTATCGAACAGGCCGATCTGGTCGGCAACTCCTTCGGCGGCGGCATCGCCCTGGCGTTGGCGATCAAGTACCCCGAGCGTGTGCGTCGGCTGGTACTGATGGGCAGCGCTGGGGTCAGCTTCCCGATTACTCCCGGCCTGGATGAGGTCTGGGGCTATGAACCGTCGTTCGAGACCATGCGCCGACTGATGGACACTTTCGCCTACGATCGCAGTCTGGTCACTGACGAGTTGGCCGAGTTGCGCTATCAGGCCAGCATCCGTCCGGGTTTCCAGGAGTCCTTCGCGCAGATGTTCCCGGCTCCGCGCCAGCGTTGGGTCGATGGGCTGGCCAGTGCCGAGGCCGACATCCGCAACCTGCCGCACGAAACCCTGGTGATCCACGGCCGCGAGGATCAGGTGATCCCGCTACAGGCGTCACTGCAACTGGCTGAGCTGATCCCCAACGCCCAGTTGCATGTGTTCGGCCATTGCGGCCACTGGACCCAGATCGAACATGCCGGTCGCTTCGCGCGGCTGGTGGAAGATTTTCTCAGCGAAGCCGACAGCGCTTCAGGAGCACAGTGA